One genomic segment of Brassica napus cultivar Da-Ae chromosome A3, Da-Ae, whole genome shotgun sequence includes these proteins:
- the LOC106442394 gene encoding uncharacterized protein LOC106442394: MAAQVLNKTYRAFMILTLFTMICSIQFSDSMPRDVCIKDCVINQCMKASKKATPAICDNPCKIICDPMNNERYVTPSQGYRNPVKRFCETFTWICQ, translated from the coding sequence ATGGCAGCTCAAGTGTTAAATAAAACTTATAGGGCATTCATGATTTTAACTTTATTTACAATGATTTGTTCGATACAATTTTCTGATTCAATGCCAAGAGATGTGTGTATAAAAGATTGTGTCATAAATCAATgcatgaaagcatcaaaaaAAGCAACTCCAGCAATTTGTGACAACCCGTGCAAGATCATTTGCGATCCAATGAATAATGAGCGATATGTTACCCCTAGTCAAGGTTATCGAAATCCTGTAAAAAGGTTTTGTGAAACATTTACTTGGATATGTCAGTAA
- the BNAA03G38760D gene encoding uncharacterized protein BNAA03G38760D isoform X1 has protein sequence MAWRNARSAARSFAAATARAPSLRTPTTALPRLRPSPSSSPGRRFSFSSPSRNLGALGCTQSFLPLYSVVAASQLTSHLNVNLRAFCELPNGTFRRTCQDR, from the exons ATGGCTTGGCGCAATGCACGATCCGCTGCCCGTTCCTTCGCCGCCGCCACCGCAAGAGCACCGTCTCTCCGTACCCCTACGACGGCGCTTCCTCGCCTCCGCCCTTCCCCATCCTCTTCACCTGGCCGTCGCTTCTCCTTTTCATCTCCTTCCAG GAATCTAGGAGCGCTTGGTTGCACGCAGTCTTTCTTGCCTCTGTACAGTGTTGTGGCTGCCTCTCAGCTCACCTCTCATCTCAATGTTAATTTGCGTGCTTTCTGCGAGCTGCCAAACGGTACCTTCCGACGCACTTGTCAAGATCGCTAA
- the BNAA03G38760D gene encoding uncharacterized protein BNAA03G38760D isoform X2 produces MAWRNARSAARSFAAATARAPSLRTPTTALPRLRPSPSSSPGRRFSFSSPSRNLGALGCTQSFLPLYSVVAASQLTSHLNVNLRAFCELPNGT; encoded by the exons ATGGCTTGGCGCAATGCACGATCCGCTGCCCGTTCCTTCGCCGCCGCCACCGCAAGAGCACCGTCTCTCCGTACCCCTACGACGGCGCTTCCTCGCCTCCGCCCTTCCCCATCCTCTTCACCTGGCCGTCGCTTCTCCTTTTCATCTCCTTCCAG GAATCTAGGAGCGCTTGGTTGCACGCAGTCTTTCTTGCCTCTGTACAGTGTTGTGGCTGCCTCTCAGCTCACCTCTCATCTCAATGTTAATTTGCGTGCTTTCTGCGAGCTGCCAAACG GTACTTGA